One Spinacia oleracea cultivar Varoflay chromosome 4, BTI_SOV_V1, whole genome shotgun sequence DNA segment encodes these proteins:
- the LOC110799017 gene encoding uncharacterized protein codes for MRIEDDKITRMVSQRPAGGSSDRRSYTPRNNGWRHQPYNRQGQVQNVNQYDDTNSVYRNERVVYPPISEYGFNVDIGGVVNALQSVGGTVRWPKKSDRPDSTKDMSRWCDFHRDNGHTTEECISLKKEVAYLLKRGHLKDLLSDKGKETYNKDSSSQPNPAPSGDRPAPPTFEKVVNVISGGSDICGLTSSAAKRINRGESEAVKEGQTEDEVALDKSLAAMIITFDDSDSTDTIQEHHDGLVISLPIGNALIKRILIDNGSSANVLFLEALQELGLDEKSIIRRSTVLVGFSGESLRTVGEISLPTYAEGVNVMTKFNVVDCPSAYNVILGRPWIHKMKAVPSTYHQSIKFPTKWGVMEIKGQQRDAKKCYETALKPSKSSI; via the coding sequence ATGCGGATTGAAGACGACAAGATTACACGAATGGTTTCTCAGCGACCAGCAGGGGGCAGCAGCGACAGGAGGTCGTACACCCCAAGGAACAACGGCTGGAGACACCAACCATACAACCGCCAGGGTCAGGTACAAAATGTCAATCAATATGATGATACTAACAGTGTTTACAGGAATGAACGGGTAGTGTATCCCCCCATCTCCGAGTATGGCTTCAACGTCGACATCGGAGGCGTGGTAAACGCCCTTCAAAGTGTAGGTGGTACCGTCAGATGGCCTAAGAAGAGTGACAGACCAGACTCTACGAAGGACATGAGCAGGTGGTGCGACTTCCACCGCGACAATGGCCACACAACCGAGGAATGCATCTCCCTCAAAAAGGAGGTGGCGTATCTATTGAAAAGAGGCCACCTGAAGGACCTACTGAGCGACAAAGGAAAGGAGACGTATAACAAGGATAGCAGCTCCCAACCCAACCCAGCACCAAGCGGCGACCGACCAGCCCCGCCCACGTTCGAAAAAGTGGTAAACGTTATTTCTGGTGGTTCAGATATATGTGGACTAACTTCTTCTGCAGCTAAAAGAATCAACAGGGGCGAATCTGAAGCCGTCAAAGAGGGGCAGACCGAAGACGAAGTAGCACTCGACAAGTCATTAGCGGCGATGATAATAACCTTCGACGACTCAGATTCAACCGACACAATACAGGAACATCATGACGGGCTAGTCATATCGCTCCCAATAGGCAACGCTCTCATCAAAAGGATATTGATCGACAACGGCAGTTCAGCAAACGTATTGTTCCTAGAGGCTCTGCAGGAATTGGGACTAGACGAAAAGAGTATAATCAGAAGGTCgacagtcctagtaggattcagtGGAGAATCGCTACGAACAGTAGGAGAGATATCGCTGCCTACGTACGCAGAAGGTGTTAATGTGATGACCAAGTTCAACGTCGTCGACTGCCCATCAGCATACAACGTCATTTTGGGACgaccatggatccacaaaatgaagGCGGTGCCGTCGACATACCACCAGTCAATCAAGTTCCCAACCAAATGGGGAgtcatggaaatcaaaggacAACAAAGGGACGCAAAGAAATGTTATGAAACGGCGCTGAAACCATCAAAGTCATccatctag